The following are encoded together in the Deltaproteobacteria bacterium genome:
- a CDS encoding ribulose-phosphate 3-epimerase — protein sequence MEYYIAPSLLSADFGRLAEEVRAVEAAGADMLHVDVMDGRFVPNITIGPAAVAAVKKRATVPLDVHLMIVEPERYIEAFAAAGADVITVHAEATLHLQRAVARIRELSRKAGVSLNPSTSLSAVDWVLHDVDMVLIMSV from the coding sequence ATGGAGTATTACATCGCGCCATCGCTGCTGTCGGCGGACTTCGGCCGTCTCGCGGAGGAGGTCCGCGCGGTCGAGGCCGCGGGGGCCGACATGCTCCACGTCGACGTGATGGACGGCCGATTCGTCCCCAACATCACGATCGGACCCGCGGCGGTCGCCGCGGTGAAGAAGCGCGCCACCGTTCCGCTCGACGTCCACCTGATGATCGTGGAGCCGGAGCGGTACATCGAGGCGTTCGCCGCCGCGGGCGCGGACGTGATCACCGTCCACGCCGAGGCGACGCTCCACCTGCAGCGCGCCGTGGCGCGGATCCGGGAGCTTTCGAGGAAGGCGGGCGTCTCCCTCAACCCGTCCACATCGCTGTCCGCCGTCGATTGGGTCCTCCACGACGTGGACATGGTCCTCATCATGAGCGTGA